A region of Caldanaerobius fijiensis DSM 17918 DNA encodes the following proteins:
- a CDS encoding ABC-F family ATP-binding cassette domain-containing protein, translated as MDKVVHKILEIDDGKLIEYKGNYSFYVHQKKQKFQRQLFEYQQYKKEKKRLEEMARKALERSQNMERKSWHPESSEERGGRDFYGGKAKKVARTAKAMAKRLEHLEVKEAPKERDKINLSFVDRKDVSRYIFEAIDLSKSFGQKLLFSDANFVIEKGEKVALLGKNGCGKTTLLKIFIGEEAPSSGSIKAAENVKIGYFAQQLEVLDFEKTVLENVLDTGAPQAQARNFLSCLLFRGDDVNKKVVDLSVGEKARLVFAKLLLSDINVLVLDEPTNHLDIESKEAIEDALEAFDGTILFVTHDRYFIKRLASKVIEIDNQRVKVYDGGYEYYVQKKADTGRVDIKQQILLLENRLAQLSGLLSDPKRSTDVDELNKEFIEISRKLRDLYANNKR; from the coding sequence TTGGATAAGGTCGTTCATAAGATTCTGGAGATAGATGATGGAAAGCTTATTGAATATAAGGGAAATTACAGCTTTTATGTTCATCAGAAAAAGCAAAAGTTTCAGAGGCAACTGTTTGAGTATCAACAATATAAGAAAGAGAAAAAGCGGCTGGAAGAGATGGCGAGGAAAGCCCTGGAAAGATCGCAGAATATGGAAAGAAAAAGCTGGCATCCTGAAAGCAGTGAAGAGCGTGGGGGAAGGGATTTCTATGGAGGTAAGGCGAAAAAGGTGGCCAGGACAGCTAAAGCTATGGCCAAAAGACTTGAACACCTGGAAGTAAAAGAAGCGCCAAAAGAAAGGGATAAGATAAATCTGAGTTTTGTTGACAGAAAAGATGTGAGCAGGTATATTTTTGAGGCTATAGATTTAAGTAAAAGTTTTGGGCAAAAGCTATTGTTTTCAGATGCAAATTTTGTCATAGAAAAGGGCGAAAAGGTTGCGTTATTGGGTAAAAACGGCTGTGGCAAAACTACGCTGCTGAAAATTTTCATAGGGGAGGAAGCGCCGTCTTCTGGGAGCATAAAAGCCGCTGAAAATGTAAAGATCGGTTATTTTGCTCAGCAATTAGAGGTACTGGATTTTGAGAAGACTGTGCTGGAAAATGTATTGGATACAGGTGCTCCTCAGGCTCAAGCCAGAAACTTTTTGAGTTGTTTGCTGTTTAGAGGCGATGATGTAAATAAAAAGGTGGTGGATCTAAGTGTAGGGGAAAAGGCAAGGCTGGTGTTTGCCAAATTACTTTTGTCAGATATAAATGTGTTGGTACTTGATGAGCCGACAAACCACCTGGATATTGAGTCAAAGGAAGCCATTGAAGATGCACTGGAGGCTTTTGATGGGACTATACTCTTTGTAACCCATGACAGGTACTTTATTAAACGGCTTGCCAGCAAGGTAATTGAGATCGACAATCAGAGAGTAAAGGTATATGATGGGGGTTATGAGTATTACGTGCAGAAAAAAGCCGATACTGGCAGGGTAGATATCAAACAGCAAATACTGTTGCTTGAAAACAGGCTGGCCCAGCTCTCCGGTCTTCTATCAGATCCCAAGCGATCAACGGATGTGGATGAGTTAAATAAAGAATTTATTGAAATATCAAGGAAATTACGGGATTTATACGCAAATAATAAACGGTAA
- a CDS encoding PDZ domain-containing protein: MFIKLFLMVLNGVLAGIFQPFFWLVFIFMYLQYRRSTQLQIELFGNTLYPLKDQVVDAILFSFLSGFIGSFIMVLLGISVEGSGIEYVWMLALILMLIHPRYICFSYAGGLISFFSLTVGYPKVDVSGLMALVGILHLMESLLIWLDGYKSRMPIFTTRDDGRIVGGFSLQRFWPIPFVILTVSATTAPLHGTTSIAMPDWWPIIKSVAGANANYMIVPAVAALGYGDISLTQTPQARTRDSAFRLMAFSAVLILLAVLSTHYSALKWVAAVFAPVVHELLILYGLKHEKEGKPAFAPVTSGVKILDVFPGSPAQAMGLKSGDTIMKINNEYVNSDEDVLYILSMYYTFIWMEVKDLNGNTRTVEYADYRNGIGNLGIIFVPSNPMTSFSVEEIHSPLRRFFNRFFNV; encoded by the coding sequence GTGTTTATTAAGTTATTTTTGATGGTTTTAAATGGTGTATTAGCTGGGATATTTCAGCCATTTTTCTGGCTGGTTTTTATTTTTATGTATCTGCAGTATAGAAGATCTACACAATTACAGATAGAGCTTTTTGGCAACACACTCTACCCTCTGAAAGACCAGGTAGTAGATGCCATCCTTTTCAGCTTTTTAAGCGGCTTTATAGGCAGCTTTATAATGGTTTTACTGGGGATAAGCGTTGAAGGCTCGGGCATAGAGTATGTATGGATGCTGGCCTTAATACTTATGTTGATTCATCCGAGGTATATCTGTTTTTCCTATGCAGGTGGACTTATATCCTTTTTCTCCCTCACGGTGGGCTATCCCAAAGTGGATGTTTCAGGACTTATGGCTCTGGTAGGCATACTGCATCTTATGGAGAGCTTGCTCATATGGCTGGATGGATACAAGAGCCGCATGCCTATTTTTACCACAAGAGATGACGGCAGGATAGTAGGGGGATTTAGTCTTCAGCGGTTTTGGCCAATACCTTTTGTCATATTGACGGTGTCTGCCACGACAGCGCCCTTACATGGTACGACCAGCATTGCCATGCCTGATTGGTGGCCCATCATAAAATCCGTAGCAGGTGCTAATGCCAATTATATGATCGTTCCGGCTGTAGCTGCTCTGGGGTATGGGGATATATCCCTCACCCAGACTCCTCAGGCGCGTACGAGAGATTCTGCGTTCAGGCTCATGGCTTTTAGTGCTGTTTTAATATTATTGGCCGTTTTATCGACGCACTATTCGGCTTTAAAGTGGGTTGCTGCCGTGTTTGCACCTGTTGTCCATGAACTCTTGATTTTGTATGGCCTCAAACATGAAAAAGAGGGTAAACCTGCTTTTGCGCCGGTCACCAGCGGTGTAAAGATACTGGATGTCTTTCCAGGCTCTCCTGCTCAGGCGATGGGTCTTAAATCCGGTGATACCATAATGAAGATAAATAATGAATACGTAAACAGTGATGAGGATGTGCTATATATACTGAGCATGTATTACACTTTTATATGGATGGAAGTTAAGGATTTAAATGGAAATACGAGGACGGTGGAATATGCTGATTACAGAAACGGCATAGGCAACCTTGGCATAATCTTTGTCCCGTCAAACCCTATGACGAGCTTTTCTGTGGAAGAAATCCACAGCCCTCTCAGGAGGTTTTTCAATCGCTTCTTTAACGTCTGA
- a CDS encoding ATP-binding cassette domain-containing protein, producing MAKVCIDIANLTKTFGARKLLDGINYKIYAGEKMGLIGPNGTGKTTLIKAILGLEEVDSGDIVVKGNVGYLPQFPVFKEGMTVKQYFESYGIDLEEATSLMGKLYMDKGVFEKGLDVLSGGEKTKVILAVELSKSPDILILDEPTNHLDVDSIEWLEGCLKNFKGTVLTVSHDRYFFG from the coding sequence GTGGCCAAAGTATGTATTGATATTGCAAATTTAACCAAAACCTTTGGAGCAAGAAAGCTATTAGATGGAATAAATTATAAGATATATGCAGGGGAAAAGATGGGACTGATTGGACCTAATGGTACCGGAAAGACCACCCTTATAAAAGCCATATTAGGCCTGGAAGAGGTGGATAGCGGTGATATTGTTGTTAAAGGCAATGTGGGGTACCTTCCTCAATTTCCAGTATTTAAAGAAGGTATGACAGTTAAGCAATATTTTGAATCCTATGGTATTGATTTGGAGGAAGCGACATCTTTAATGGGAAAGTTATACATGGATAAAGGCGTTTTCGAAAAAGGGTTAGATGTATTGAGCGGTGGTGAAAAGACCAAAGTAATACTGGCGGTTGAGCTATCAAAATCTCCCGATATCCTGATACTGGATGAGCCTACAAATCATCTGGATGTAGATTCAATAGAATGGCTGGAAGGCTGCTTAAAGAATTTTAAAGGGACTGTGTTGACCGTTTCACACGATAGGTACTTTTTTGGATAA